The Pygocentrus nattereri isolate fPygNat1 chromosome 17, fPygNat1.pri, whole genome shotgun sequence genome window below encodes:
- the nceh1a gene encoding neutral cholesterol ester hydrolase 1a isoform X1, with the protein MAARSEPRRGGGGGGRRGACAKLLCVWSVCSALSAAYLLYLPLPSALSEPLKLMVVAAAFRGVSQAADIGQSLGLVHHIRLINTVVTGFESLVPLDYEHIQTEDTEFSGVQVRVYQPSVNTQDGLRGAVVFFHGGGWSLGAPKLGSYDLLCKKMASELKAVVVTVDYRMAPDVRFPVQFEDCLQASRFFLQSEVLQLYSVDPQRVAVCGDSAGGNLAAAVAQQIGRDNSTAGKFKLQVLIYPVLQALDFNTASYQQNQKIPILYRELMAHYWLEYLGADPELVHLLLLNNHTAHDQELADPHRAKLDWTRVLPKDVTKHYKPVIPATGSPGILQRVPGLLDVRAAPLLADLEALRSAPRAYIMTGEHDVLRDDGLMYVRRLQQAGVSVTSRHYEDGFHGCVSFAFWPSYFAVGIRAVDDYIAWLRDHL; encoded by the exons ATGGCAGCGCGCTCGGAGCCGCGCCGCGGAGGCGGAGgcggaggaagaagaggagcgTGTGCgaagctgctgtgtgtgtggagcgTGTGCTCGGCTCTGAGCGCGGCCTATCTGCTGTACCTGCCGCTGCCCTCCGCGCTCTCAGAGCCCCTCAAACTCATGGTGGTCGCCGCTGCCTTCAGGGGGGTCTCACAGGCG GCTGATATCGGGCAGTCTCTGGGTTTGGTCCATCATATCCGGCTGATAAACACCGTAGTGACCGGGTTTGAGAGTTTGGTTCCTCTGGACTATGAACACATTCAGACGGAGGACACGGAGTTCAGTGGGGTTCAGGTACGCGTTTATCAGCCCAGTGTAAACACACAGGACGGCCTGAGGGGGGCAGTAGTGTTCTTCCATGGAGGAGGGTGGTCACTCGGGGCTCCAA AGCTGGGCTCGTACGACCTGCTGTGCAAGAAGATGGCGTCTGAGCTGAAGGCGGTGGTGGTGACGGTGGA TTACCGGATGGCTCCAGATGTGCGTTTCCCAGTGCAGTTTGAGGACTGTCTGCAGGCCTCCAGGTTCTTCCTGCAGTCGGAGGTTCTGCAGCTGTACTCTGTGGATCCTCAGCGCGTGGCCGTGTGTGGAGACAGCGCAGGGGGGAACCTCGCAGCTGCAGTCGCCCAGCAG ATCGGCCGAGACAACAGCACTGCTGGAAAGTTCAAGCTCCAGGTTTTGATCTACCCAGTTCTACAGGCTCTGGACTTCAACACGGCTTCGTACCAGCAGAACCAGAAGATTCCTATCCTGTACCGCGAGCTGATGGCTCACTACTGGCTGGAGTACCTGGGCGCAGATCCTGAGCTCGTTCACTTGCTTCTGCTGAACAACCACACAGCGCACGACCAGGAGCTCGCCGACCCGCACCGAGCCAAACTTGACTGGACCAGAGTTCTGCCCAAAGACGTGACGAAACACTACAAGCCTGTGATTCCAGCCACCGGTTCTCCAGGGATCTTGCAGAGGGTTCCTGGCCTGCTGGACGTCCGAGCGGCTCCTCTGCTGGCCGATCTGGAGGCGCTGAGGTCGGCTCCTCGCGCCTACATCATGACCGGTGAGCATGACGTGCTGAGGGACGACGGGCTGATGTACGTCCGTAGGCTGCAGCAGGCCGGCGTCTCCGTCACCAGCCGACACTACGAAGACGGTTTCCATGGCTGCGTCAGTTTCGCCTTCTGGCCGTCGTACTTCGCTGTCGGCATCCGGGCGGTGGACGACTACATCGCCTGGCTGCGGGATCATCTTTAG
- the nceh1a gene encoding neutral cholesterol ester hydrolase 1a isoform X2 has protein sequence MASELKAVVVTVDYRMAPDVRFPVQFEDCLQASRFFLQSEVLQLYSVDPQRVAVCGDSAGGNLAAAVAQQIGRDNSTAGKFKLQVLIYPVLQALDFNTASYQQNQKIPILYRELMAHYWLEYLGADPELVHLLLLNNHTAHDQELADPHRAKLDWTRVLPKDVTKHYKPVIPATGSPGILQRVPGLLDVRAAPLLADLEALRSAPRAYIMTGEHDVLRDDGLMYVRRLQQAGVSVTSRHYEDGFHGCVSFAFWPSYFAVGIRAVDDYIAWLRDHL, from the exons ATGGCGTCTGAGCTGAAGGCGGTGGTGGTGACGGTGGA TTACCGGATGGCTCCAGATGTGCGTTTCCCAGTGCAGTTTGAGGACTGTCTGCAGGCCTCCAGGTTCTTCCTGCAGTCGGAGGTTCTGCAGCTGTACTCTGTGGATCCTCAGCGCGTGGCCGTGTGTGGAGACAGCGCAGGGGGGAACCTCGCAGCTGCAGTCGCCCAGCAG ATCGGCCGAGACAACAGCACTGCTGGAAAGTTCAAGCTCCAGGTTTTGATCTACCCAGTTCTACAGGCTCTGGACTTCAACACGGCTTCGTACCAGCAGAACCAGAAGATTCCTATCCTGTACCGCGAGCTGATGGCTCACTACTGGCTGGAGTACCTGGGCGCAGATCCTGAGCTCGTTCACTTGCTTCTGCTGAACAACCACACAGCGCACGACCAGGAGCTCGCCGACCCGCACCGAGCCAAACTTGACTGGACCAGAGTTCTGCCCAAAGACGTGACGAAACACTACAAGCCTGTGATTCCAGCCACCGGTTCTCCAGGGATCTTGCAGAGGGTTCCTGGCCTGCTGGACGTCCGAGCGGCTCCTCTGCTGGCCGATCTGGAGGCGCTGAGGTCGGCTCCTCGCGCCTACATCATGACCGGTGAGCATGACGTGCTGAGGGACGACGGGCTGATGTACGTCCGTAGGCTGCAGCAGGCCGGCGTCTCCGTCACCAGCCGACACTACGAAGACGGTTTCCATGGCTGCGTCAGTTTCGCCTTCTGGCCGTCGTACTTCGCTGTCGGCATCCGGGCGGTGGACGACTACATCGCCTGGCTGCGGGATCATCTTTAG